A segment of the Hypnocyclicus thermotrophus genome:
TAATTATTATATTATGCTCTTTTGCATAGTTTTTTATTTTTTCCCTTTCTTCTAATGAAAAGTTTTCAGGAAAAAAAATAGGCATATTTACATTTAATTCTACTGCTTTAAATCCATTTTCTTTTGCATAGTTTATAGAATCATAAATATTTTTTTCAAAAGCTGACGCAGCATATCCTACTATATAATTCATATTGTTACTCCTTAAAGTTTTAATAGTTTTGCAAAATTAATTTCTAAATATTCATTAAATTTTTCTAATACTTCATCAGCTATATAATCATCTACATTTAGTATCATAAGTGCTTTATCACCTTTTTGTTTTCTAGCAACTGTCATTGTAGCAACATTAATATTTTCATTTCCTACTATAGTTCCTACTTTACCTATTACTCCTGGTACATCATTATTGTTTATAAGTAATAAATACTCAGTAAGTTTCACATCTACTTCATATCCATCTATTTCAAGAAGTTTTGGTTCTCCATTTGAAGCAATATTTCCTAAAAATACAACCTCTTTATCTTTTAAAATATATTTAATCTTTATAGCATTTGAATGATTTTTATATTCTTCTTTATTTTTTTGAATATTAAGAGCAATTCCATTTTTTTCAGCAAATATTTTAGCATTTATATAATTTACTTTTTCACTCATTACTGTACTTAAAAATCCTTTTAAAAAGGCTATATCCATCATTTCAGTATATTGTTTTGCAGCATCCCCCCAGTAAGACACTTCTATCGCTTTTACTATTTCTTTATTATATTGATAATACATTTTTCCTATTTTTTCTAGTAAGTTTAAATAAGGTTTTGCTTCTTTTAATTCATCTCTATTCATAGTAGGCAAATTAACGGCATTTTCAACTATCTCTCCATTTAAACCATTTAAAATTTGTTCTGCAATATTAAGTCCTACATTTCTTTGAGCATCATATGTATTTGCTCCTATATGTGGGGTTACTGTAACATTATCAAGTTCATATAATGGACTTTCTGTTCTTGGTTCTGTTTCATGTACATCAAGTCCAAAGCTAGCTATTTTACCACTTTTTAATCCTTCATATGCTGCTTTTTCATCTATTATTCCACCTCTAGCACCATTTACTAAGTGTACTCCTGTTTTCATTAACTCAATTTGTTTATAACTTATCATCCCTTTTGTTTCTTCTGTTTTTGGAGTATGTACTGTTATTATGTCTGCTTCTTTACACAACTCTTCTAAAGTCTCTTTTTTAGTTACTCCATATTTTTCAAATCTTTCATCAGTTATATATGGATCATAGGCTATTAAATTCATACCCATAGCTTTCATTCTAGTAGCCATTAAGCCACCTATTCTTCCTAATCCTACTATCCCCAGTGTTTTACCATATAATTCAGTTCCTTCTAATTGATTTCTTATCCATTTTCCACTTTTAGTTTCATTACTTGCATAGCATATACTTCTAGCTCCTGCAAACATTAATCCTATTGAAATCTCACAAGCAGATATAATATTACTTTCCGGTGTATTTGCTACAATTACCCCTCTTTTTGTAGCTTCTTCTATAGATATATTATCAATTCCATTTCCTGCTCTTCCAATTATTTTTAAATTTTTTCCTTTATTTAATAGCTCTGCATTTACTTTTGTTGCACTTCTTACTACAAGTGCATCATAATTTCCAATTTTTTCTAATAACTCTTCTCTGCTTATACCTATACATACATCTACATCAGCATATTTTTGTAAATGTTCAATACCAGCTTTATCAATTTTCTCCGCAACTATAATTTTAAATTTACTCATAAATATTATCCCCCCATTATATATGTATTACAAATATAATACATTATTTTAAGGTTTTTTTCAAGAATAAATTAATATTTTTACTAACTTTACATATAACTCTTTCCGATATATAATATAAGAAAACTATAAATAAGGAGTGCTTCTATGAAAAAAATATTTATAACTATTTTTATATTAATAAGCTACAATGTTTATGCAAATTTTGATTTAGATATAAGCTATGGTTTAGCTAATAATGCTCAACTTGCAGGAAGAGACCTTAGTGCTGGTTCGTATGAAATTAATTTAGAATATCTTGCTCAAGATTATGATTTTGCTTCAGTTGGAGCGGGAATATCTTTTTTCTCTATCAAAGATTACAGTGATTATGCTACGTTTGGTTCTCATCCGCTATATTCTATTATCCCTATATATGGTATATTTAAATATACTTTTATTCCTGATGGGACTATAGAACCTTACTTTAAAGGAAAGCTTGGTTTTGGAATATCAATAAAAGATGTTAATGTAAATGAAGGTAGTGTTGAAAACGGAGTTTACTATTCATTAGGATTAGGCGCTAAATTTTATGACTATTTTTTAGAATTATCTTTTGCAAAAAACGATGGTAGTTTTATTTATGTAGATAAAAATAATGAATCAATGGCATATAATAGAGTAGTTTTTTCTATTGGATACAATTTAAAATTTATTACTACTGGAGAAAAAACATTGTATGATAAACAAAAAGAATATATAGCACCAAAATCAACTAGAAACAATTATGATAGTATTGAAACTTTTGATAAAGATGGAAATATTATCGAAAAAGAAGGCGATATAAAAAGATTAGAAGATTTTAAAATAATAAATTAGATAAGGGGTTAAAATGAAAATAGTACTTCAAAAAGTAAAAACAGCTAATGTTAAAGTTAAAAATGAAGTTGTTGGTGAAATCTCAAAAGGAATAGTAATATTTCTTGGAATAAATAACAACGATACCGAAAAAGAAGCAGATTGGTTAGTAAATAAAATAATTAAATTAAGAATTTTTGAAGATGAAAATAAAAAAATGAATAATTCATTAATTGATATAGATGGTGAAATTCTTATTGTTTCTCAATTTACTTTATATGGTGATTGTAGAAAAGGACTACGTCCTAGCTTTACAGAAGCTGCAAGTCCTAAAAAAGCTAAAATTTTATATGATTATTTTGTAGAGAAAATTAGAAAAACTGGTATCAAAATAGAAACTGGTATATTTCAAGAACATATGGAAGTATCTTTAATAAATGATGGCCCTGTGACAATGATAATAGAAAAATAGCCTCTTAAATAGAGGCTATTTTAACATTTTATTTATAGTTTCTATCATCTCATCTATTACTTCTAGATCATTATTTTGTATTTTATTTACAACACAAGTATTTATATGTCTTTTTAATAAAACTTTTGACACTCCATTAAGTGCTGCTTTTACTGCAGATATTTGATTTAATATATCATCACAATAAATATCATTCTCTATCATTTTTTTTATTCCTCTAATTTGTCCTTCGATTCTATTAAGTCTTACATTTAAATTTTTTTTAATTTTTTCATGTTCTTGTTTATCAATTATACAACATTTTTCTTCTGTCATTTTTACATCGCTCCTTATATACACCCTATATGTATATAATACTATTTTTTTTTGTTTTTAGCAAGTTAAATAAAGGATTTTTATATATTATTATCGTATATATATAATAAGGTTAAATCTAAGGATGTGATAAAATGCAAGATATTATTTTAAAAAAAGATAATTATGAATATAATGGTATTATTGAAAAATATGATATAAAAAACCATAGAATAACTATTAAAATTCTAGCTAAGAATAAAAGAAATATATTTTTACATAAAGGTGATAGTATTGATATTGAAATTTCAAAAGCTGGTTATTATTGTCATTTCAATACAAAAATAATATATAACGATGTTATTGATCATGAAATTGTTGTAGAATACCCTGAAACAATTTTTAATGATGAACGTAGAAAATATAGAAGACTCACTTTAAGAATCGAAATAGACATTCTAAAAGGTAATAAAAACTACAAGGGACTAATGGAAAATATAAGTCTTGGTGGAATAGCTTTTATGTCGTCATATAATTTTGATCCCAGTGATATTATATACATTACTTTTACTCTTCCAAATGGTGTAATTTATAAAAATATTAAAGCAGAAATTAAATTTAAAAAAACCACTGATTTTCCTAAGATAAAAGAATATGGTACTAAATTCATAGAACTTAGCGAGGGACAAAAAGATGTATTAAATGATTTTTTATATTAAAAAAACTGCTCTTAGAGCAGTTTTTTAATTATTCAAAAGAAGGAATTTTTAAAATATCATTATCATAAATTTTAAATTTTGCAGGAATATTTTCTGTTATATCAGGAGATAAATTTGTATGTAAATATATAGAGTCCATTCCCATTCTTTCTGCCCCTTCAATATCTGTTCTATAGTCATTTCCTACCATAATCGATTCTTTTATTTTTATTTTTTCTTTTTTAATTAATTCTTCAAAAAATTTTACTGATGGTTTACCTACTTCATAATCGGATGATATATATATACCATCAAAGTATTTTTTTATATCTAAATATTCTAATTCTGGTAACGTAAACTCTCTTTGAGCATTACTTAATAAAAATATTTTTTTATTTTGTTTTTTTAATATTTCTAATAAAGGTTTTACATTTTCATATAATTTAATATATTTAGTAGATAATATTCTAAATAATTTACAAGTACTTAAAATTAGCTCTTGAGAAATATCTAATGTTTTATCAAGGTATAATTCTTCAAATACTTTTTCTATTTTGATATCTGGTGCTTCACTTTTATTAGCTTCATAATATTTCTTAGCTTTATTTAAATAACTTTTTTTTAATTCATCTGCACTATAAATAGCTCCATTATAAGAATAAAAGCTAGATAAAATTTCCCACAACTCTTGTTTATTTTCATCTGTATTAATATCAATTAAAGTTCCATATAAATCAAAAATATAATTTTTATACATTTTCTTTCTCCCATATATATTTTATTTTTATACCAATCTCTCTAAACTACCCTTTTGTTGCTCCTTGTGATAAACCTTCAACTATATTTTTTTGTAAAAATACAAATAATATAAGTATAGGAATAGCTACTAATAATGACCCTGCTGCAAAAAGTGTAAAATTATTATCCGCTCTTCCTTGTACCCATTCGAATATACCTACTGCAAGTGTCTTTTTAAATCTACTTCTTAGTATAAGTTTTGGAAATATAAAATCAAACCAAGGACCAGTAAAGTTTGTAAGTGCAATAAGAACTAATATAGGTCTAGCAAGTGGCATTATAATTTTCCAAAATATAGTAAGATGTCCCGCTCCATCAACTCTTGCTGCTTCATCCAAACTTTTTGGGATACCTTCAAAATATCCTTTAACTAACCAAGCATTATAAGGAATTTGTCCTGCTGCATAGACAATAATAAGTCCCCAATGCGAGTCAACTAGTTGTAATTTTGTCAAAAGTACAAAAATAGCTGTCATAGATAAAAATGATGGAAACATCTGTAATATCAACATTCCTATCATCATTTCTTTTCTTCCTCTAAATCTATATCTAGAAAAAGTATATGCTGTAAGAGTTGTAACAATAACTCCTATAATCATATTAAAAAATGCTATTTTTAAAGTATTCATATACCATATAGGAAAATCAGTCTTTGTAAATAATTCTTTATAATGAACTAATGTAAGTTTTTTAGGTATAAATGTTGAACTATATAAACTTGTACCTTGTTGGAATGATGATAATACTATCCAAACTACTGGTAATATTACTATTATTGCTATCAATATAAGTATACCATAAACTATGGTATTTTCAATAAATCTTAATAATTTTCTTTGAACTTTTGTAGTATTAGCCATTAAATCATATCCTCCTCTTTAAAAGATTTACTTCTAGTAAAGTTATATAATGATATTGACGCAATAAATGCAAATAATATTATTGATATTACTCCTGCCATTCCATATTGTTGATGATCTAATGTTAATTTATATAACCAAGTTACTAGAATATCTGTTTCTCCCGCATATTTTAAAGAGGAATTAACTGGATTACCATCTGTTAATAGATAAATTGCTCCAAAGTTATTAAAATTATATGCAAAAGATAATATTAATACTGGTGCTGTTTGGAATAGTAATAATGGTAAAGTTATATGTCTAAATTGCTCATATCTAGTAGCTCCATCTATTTCTGCTGCTTCATATAATGAAGAAGATATATTTGTTAATGAGCCAGAAATCAATATCATAAAATACGGTGCTCCTGCCCATGTATTTATTAAAATAACCATAATTTTTGCAAGTAATGGATCTGTAAAAAACGGAATTTTTTCAAGACCAAATGACGCTAACATATTATTAACAGGTCCAACACCACTAAACATAAGTCTGAATACTAATAAAGATATAAATGCAGGAACTGCATATGGAAGTACAAATATACTTCTCCAAAACCCCTTAAATTTTATACCTTTTTTAGCCGTAAGCAGTGCTAATACTAATCCCCCTGCATAATTTAAAAATGTTGTAGCTACCGCCCAAATAACTGTCCAACCAGCTAATCTTCCAAATGTTCCAGCCCAAGATTTTAATTTTATAATATTTATAAAGTTTTGAAACCCTACCCAATCAACTAAACTTTTAGGTGGCAAATGATTTGGAGCTGAATAGTTAGTAAATGCAATCATTATTGTAATTAATATTGGTAATGCTGTAAAAAATATAGTTCCTAAAATTGCTGGTGTCAACATAATTTTAGGGAAATTTTCTTCATAAAAATGTATCAAATAATCTTTCCCTCTAAGAATTGTTTCTCCTTTTTCTATTTGTTCTGCAATTCTTCTAGCATCTTTTATACTATAAAAATAAACTAATGCATAAAATATAAAAAGAATAACAGAAATAACCCCATCAAACATCATTAATATAGAGTGATCTCCTTGTATTATATCAAACCCTTTTACAGTTTGAGGAGTATCACCTAAACTAATAAGACCTGCTGTATTTTGTAAAATACCAGGTAGGTTATAAATAAATGTTAATCCTATAAAAAAGAAAAATAATCCTTTGAGAAAAAACTTATTTACAAAATGACCTCCACCCATTACAACTATAGAAAAAATAGTTGTTAATTGCTTTCTTTTCATCCTTCACTCTCCTTAAGTAATATAAATAACAAGGTCGACCGAGAAGAATAATCTTTTCGGTCTACCTTTATTTACTTATTTAAAATTATTTAGCAGCATTCATTGCTTCCTTCATTGTTTTAACTGCTGTATCAAGTGCTTCTTTTACAGTTGCTTTTCCATCCCATGCTTCTGATAAAGCTGCCCCAACTGGTGACCACATATATCTCATTTCTGGAATAGCTGGCATAGGTACTGCATACTGTGCTTGTTGTAAAAATGGTAATACTTCTGGATCATTTGCAATTTCAGGTGCATTTAATAATGTTTTTACAGGTGGAATTTGTTTTGTTAATTTATATCTTTCTAATAACATTTCATCACTTGTAACGAATTTTGCAAATAATTGAGCTGCTTTTGGATATTTACTATATGAACTTACTCCCATCAATCTTACTCCAGAGAAAGATCTTAAATGTTTTCCATCAAATGTAGGAAGTGGTGCAATTCCAAAATTTGTTCCAGCATTTTTAAGATCTTTTATAGCCCAAGGTCCATTAATAATTGTTGCTGCTTTTCCTTCTTGGAATAATCCCATCATCGCAGCATAACTAACATCTCCTGATTTTTCTACTGAAATTTCTTTTAATTTTATCATATTTTGAATGCCTCTTACTGCTCCCTCATTATTTATTCCTATATCAGAAGCATCTGTTCCATTACTTCCAAATATATATCCTCCATCCATTGCTAAAAATGCATGTCCATAATATGCATTTCCTACTTCCCAGAAAATACCAAAATCATTATTATTTTTATCAGTAAATGATTTACCAAAATCTATCAATTCTTCAAACGTAGCAGGTGCACTATCTAGCACATCTTTATTATAAAATAAAGCATATGTTTCTATTGATAATGGCCATGCCATAATTTTACCTTCAAATGTCGATGCTATTTTAGCTGCATCCATAAAATCACTAGATATTCTGTCTGCTGATACTAAATTTTCCATAACTAAACCTGAAGATACTGCTTCTCCCAATCTATCATGAGGAAATACAAAAACATCCGCCCCAATTCCAGCTGGTCCATCTTGAGAAAGTCTCCCAATTGAATCAGTCATTCCAACTGGTTCGTATTGTACTTTAACTCCGTATTTTTCTTCAAACTTTTTACCTGCTAACTCTAAAAATTCTCCTTCTGGCCCATCTGATTCCCATACTCTTAATTCTGCTCCTGCTTCTGGCATTATCTCTCCTGTTGTTGAAGCTTCTTGTTTTTTAGGTTCTTCTTTTTTCTTCTTAAAAAACAATCCTGCTTCTGCTGAAACAGAAGATAAAATAAGTCCTGATAATAAAGATGCTAATAAGATTTTTTTGTTCATGTTAAAAATTCCTCCTTTTTTTATCATAATACAGTTTTATATACAATAAACTTTTTTTATTTCCTTCTTATTTTTTAATTATTTTTGTTTCATATTTAGACAATTCTATATTTATTCCATATTTTTGGTACTCTTTTGGTAAAATAAATTTTGTTTGTTTTTTATTCAAGTTATGTATTATTAACAATTCTACATCATCTTTTGATATTGTATATGCATAAATATTCCTATTCAATTCTATTGTTTTATAAATCCCATCATTAAATATAGGATATTCTTTTCTTAATTTTATAAGTTCTTTAATATAATTATAAATGCTATTTTCATCGTTATATTCTTCTTCTAAAGAGATTCCATCATTTGCTTTAGTATATACAAGTCCTGAATAATTTGATGGAGCCTTTGTCATCCCTGGCCCTTTAGCACTTTTATACCAGTCAAACGGTTCTCTAATATTTTCATCTGGTTTTTTACCAAGCTGACCTAATTCTTCACCATAATAAATAAATGGTGTTCCTGGTATTGTAAATAATAATGAAAATATTAATTTTTGCTTTTCTTTATCTCCCCAAACTTCTGAAGCAATTCTATTCATATCATGATTTCTTACAAAAGTAGCATCTATAAAATTTTTGTTGTATTTACTGTATTTTTCTCTAATTCTTAAAACTTCTTTAATTAAATCAAAATTTTTTCTTTGAACAAAATCTGTTAGTTTTTTACTTATTTTAAAATTAAACGAAGCATCCATATCTTCCATATATTTTGCTACAACATTTTCATTTTCATCCCAATTTTCTCCTACAATAAATGCTTCTTTATTAATACTTTTTACATACGCTGTAAATTCTTGCCACCATTTATGATTAACTTCATCATACTCACTATCTATATGTTTTGCTGCATCTAGTCTGAATCCGTCAACTCCCATATCTAACCAATATTTCGCTATTTTTTTTGCTTCTTCTCTTACTTTTGGATTTCTATAATTCAAATCAGGCATTTCATTCCAAAATACCGCTTGATAATAAGCATTTCTTTTTTTATACCATAAATTTTGTCCCCATTCACCTTTTTCTTTAATATTATCATACTTACTTGCCCACACATAATAATCTCTATATTTGCTATTTGGATTACTTATAGCATCTCTAAACCAAGGGTGTCTAGAAGAAGTATGATTTAAAACTAAATCTAAAATAATTTTTATGTTTTTTTGATGAGCTTTTTTTATTAAATATTTAAAATCTTCAATACTACCATAATCTTTTTCTACATTATAATAATCAACTATATCATAACCATGATAACTAGGTGATTCAAATGTAGGCATAAGCCATATTGCGTCTATTCCTAAATTCTTTATATAATCTAATTGTTGTGCTAATCCTTTGAAATCTCCTATTTTATCTCCATTACTATCGTAAAAACTTCTTACAAAAACTTCATAAAAAACAGCATTTTTAGCCCAAGTAGCTCTACTTTTTTCTAATTTAACTTCTTTTTTTGCTAATTTAAAAACATCTGTATAATATTTTTTACCATTAATTTTTGCTATAATTTTATAATTATAAATATTTCCTGGCTCAAATCCATCAATTACGATTCCACTTTTTTTGCTATAATTATTTTCTAATTTAACTTTTTTTAATTTTTCTCCATCTTTTGCTAAATAAAATTCTATTTCAGAATTTTCTGGTACTTCAAACAAAAAATTTACTTTATGATTATCTAATTCAATATAATTTTCTAAATCAAACACATTTTCTTTATAATTATCACTAACTTTTTCCAAATTACTACACGAAACAAACAATAATATCATTATTAAATATACTAATTTCTTCATTATATTAAACGCTCCTTAAAGTTTTTTTAAAGGAGACTATAAAATAGTCTCCTTTTTTTAACCTTAAAATAAGGCTAAAAGAGTATATTGAGAAAGAAAATTTATTACAATTATATTAATACTATATTTTTATTAAAAAGTCAAGCTTTTTCCAAAAAAATATAGAAGCGTTTCCAAAAGTTGTGTTTCTAAACAGTGCATAAAGCACTATTTAAATAATGTTTTGGAGTTTCATTATCTTTAACTTGATTTTTTTTTAATTTTAAGTTAAATTTATAAGATGGGGTGTTTTTTATCTTAATTATCTAAGGAGTAGTTATTTATGATTAAACGACGTAGTATGAGTTTCCAATTAACTTTTTATTTTTTTATTTTTTTTATTCTAATCTCTTTAACGGATATTATTTTAAAAAATGTTTTTATTTATCCAAAAATAAAAATAGCTCAACAAAAATTTATTGAAAATGGTATATTTATTTTAAGATCTTCTGTTAACGATTCTCTTGACTTACTTTCATCTTTAAACAAAGATTATGCATACTGGACTACTCTTTATAATCATGTAGATACTCAATTTGAAAATTCTAATTTTTTTATTAATGAAAATTTTAATTATGAAACATTTGAAAATTTAGAAATCGATATAATTTCAATATATTCAAAAAATAAAAAACTTCTATGGAATGGAAAAAAAATAGGAAAAAAAATTACTACTAATTCAGAATATTTAAAAAATATAAAAGAATATATTTTATACTATAGAAATCCAAATTATTTAAATACTGTTTTAGGTATTTTTACTTTAAACAAAGAAAATTATTTTTTTGCTTCTACTCAAATAACAGATTCTGATAAAATAAAACCTAGTAACGGTTATATAATATTTGCAAAAAAAATTGATAAAAACTATATAAATAAATTAAGTATAAAAAACAATTCAAATATAGAATATATTACCCCAACAAATAGTAATCTTAAATTTATAAATAATATTACTACTAAAATAAATGATTCAAAAACACTTTATAAATATTATTTAGATGATATAAATAATATTTATCTAAACTTTAATAATATTAATGGTGAACTTGCTTTTATTTTAAAAATTTCGTTTCTTAATGGATTAAATCCAGAACATATAAATTCTACTTTTGAAAAAATATTGAGCATCATTTTTGCTTTGATTTTTATGTTGATTTTATATTTAATATCAAAAAATAAAACTATTAAACCTATAATACAATTAAATAGTCATATTAAAAAATTAATTTCAACTAATAATTATACGCCTTTAGAAATCAAAGCAGATTCTGAAGAAGCTAAAAATTTAATTTCATCTTTTAATATATTAATTCATAAAATAAATACTCAAAATGAAGAGATAAAAAATATGAATATTTATCTTACAGAACTTGCATATATTGATCCCCTTACAAAATTATATAACAGACGTATGTTTGAGGAAAAATTTCAAGAATTTTGGATTTTAGCAAAAAAAAATAATCATAATATTAGTTTAATCTTTTGCGATATTGATTATTACAAAAATTTTAATGACTATTATGGTCATTTGGCTGGCGATGAAACATTGATTAAAATTGCAGACACTTTATTAGATTCTTTTCCTAACAATAACGAATATATTTTTAGATATGGTGGTGAAGAATTTGTTATTCTTATAAATAATATAGATTTAGATCACACTATAAAAAAAGTTAAATTACTTCAAAAAAATATATCAAAACTTAATATTAAACATAAAAAATCTCTTGTTTCAGATAGGATTACGCTAAGCTTTGGGATAATAAATACTCCTTATAATAATAATATTAATTTTTTAACATTAATAAATATGGCTGATACAGCTCTTTATAAATCAAAAAAAACAGGAAGAAACACTTTTACTGTATTTAATCAACCACATTAGTACTATTTCCGAAAAAAAAACAAAAAAATATTACAAAAAGTATTGACTTTTTTATATGTTAATGGTATACTTATCTTGTAAGTGATGATTATTAAATATTATTCCTTTTCAAATAGCCAAATTATTTAAATTATTATTATTTATTTTTATTAACATTATTCCTTCATTTTAAAGCTATTTGAAATTCCTAACTCTCTTGAAGCAGGTATCCTGCTTCTTTTTTTGTATATAAATATATAGATATTATACATAAAGGAGTGAAGAGTATGACTACACAAATAACAACTTTAGATAA
Coding sequences within it:
- a CDS encoding sugar ABC transporter substrate-binding protein; protein product: MNKKILLASLLSGLILSSVSAEAGLFFKKKKEEPKKQEASTTGEIMPEAGAELRVWESDGPEGEFLELAGKKFEEKYGVKVQYEPVGMTDSIGRLSQDGPAGIGADVFVFPHDRLGEAVSSGLVMENLVSADRISSDFMDAAKIASTFEGKIMAWPLSIETYALFYNKDVLDSAPATFEELIDFGKSFTDKNNNDFGIFWEVGNAYYGHAFLAMDGGYIFGSNGTDASDIGINNEGAVRGIQNMIKLKEISVEKSGDVSYAAMMGLFQEGKAATIINGPWAIKDLKNAGTNFGIAPLPTFDGKHLRSFSGVRLMGVSSYSKYPKAAQLFAKFVTSDEMLLERYKLTKQIPPVKTLLNAPEIANDPEVLPFLQQAQYAVPMPAIPEMRYMWSPVGAALSEAWDGKATVKEALDTAVKTMKEAMNAAK
- a CDS encoding HAD family hydrolase codes for the protein MYKNYIFDLYGTLIDINTDENKQELWEILSSFYSYNGAIYSADELKKSYLNKAKKYYEANKSEAPDIKIEKVFEELYLDKTLDISQELILSTCKLFRILSTKYIKLYENVKPLLEILKKQNKKIFLLSNAQREFTLPELEYLDIKKYFDGIYISSDYEVGKPSVKFFEELIKKEKIKIKESIMVGNDYRTDIEGAERMGMDSIYLHTNLSPDITENIPAKFKIYDNDILKIPSFE
- a CDS encoding PilZ domain-containing protein, with the protein product MQDIILKKDNYEYNGIIEKYDIKNHRITIKILAKNKRNIFLHKGDSIDIEISKAGYYCHFNTKIIYNDVIDHEIVVEYPETIFNDERRKYRRLTLRIEIDILKGNKNYKGLMENISLGGIAFMSSYNFDPSDIIYITFTLPNGVIYKNIKAEIKFKKTTDFPKIKEYGTKFIELSEGQKDVLNDFLY
- a CDS encoding alpha-amylase family glycosyl hydrolase, with the protein product MKKLVYLIMILLFVSCSNLEKVSDNYKENVFDLENYIELDNHKVNFLFEVPENSEIEFYLAKDGEKLKKVKLENNYSKKSGIVIDGFEPGNIYNYKIIAKINGKKYYTDVFKLAKKEVKLEKSRATWAKNAVFYEVFVRSFYDSNGDKIGDFKGLAQQLDYIKNLGIDAIWLMPTFESPSYHGYDIVDYYNVEKDYGSIEDFKYLIKKAHQKNIKIILDLVLNHTSSRHPWFRDAISNPNSKYRDYYVWASKYDNIKEKGEWGQNLWYKKRNAYYQAVFWNEMPDLNYRNPKVREEAKKIAKYWLDMGVDGFRLDAAKHIDSEYDEVNHKWWQEFTAYVKSINKEAFIVGENWDENENVVAKYMEDMDASFNFKISKKLTDFVQRKNFDLIKEVLRIREKYSKYNKNFIDATFVRNHDMNRIASEVWGDKEKQKLIFSLLFTIPGTPFIYYGEELGQLGKKPDENIREPFDWYKSAKGPGMTKAPSNYSGLVYTKANDGISLEEEYNDENSIYNYIKELIKLRKEYPIFNDGIYKTIELNRNIYAYTISKDDVELLIIHNLNKKQTKFILPKEYQKYGINIELSKYETKIIKK
- the serA gene encoding phosphoglycerate dehydrogenase yields the protein MSKFKIIVAEKIDKAGIEHLQKYADVDVCIGISREELLEKIGNYDALVVRSATKVNAELLNKGKNLKIIGRAGNGIDNISIEEATKRGVIVANTPESNIISACEISIGLMFAGARSICYASNETKSGKWIRNQLEGTELYGKTLGIVGLGRIGGLMATRMKAMGMNLIAYDPYITDERFEKYGVTKKETLEELCKEADIITVHTPKTEETKGMISYKQIELMKTGVHLVNGARGGIIDEKAAYEGLKSGKIASFGLDVHETEPRTESPLYELDNVTVTPHIGANTYDAQRNVGLNIAEQILNGLNGEIVENAVNLPTMNRDELKEAKPYLNLLEKIGKMYYQYNKEIVKAIEVSYWGDAAKQYTEMMDIAFLKGFLSTVMSEKVNYINAKIFAEKNGIALNIQKNKEEYKNHSNAIKIKYILKDKEVVFLGNIASNGEPKLLEIDGYEVDVKLTEYLLLINNNDVPGVIGKVGTIVGNENINVATMTVARKQKGDKALMILNVDDYIADEVLEKFNEYLEINFAKLLKL
- a CDS encoding sugar ABC transporter permease; the encoded protein is MANTTKVQRKLLRFIENTIVYGILILIAIIVILPVVWIVLSSFQQGTSLYSSTFIPKKLTLVHYKELFTKTDFPIWYMNTLKIAFFNMIIGVIVTTLTAYTFSRYRFRGRKEMMIGMLILQMFPSFLSMTAIFVLLTKLQLVDSHWGLIIVYAAGQIPYNAWLVKGYFEGIPKSLDEAARVDGAGHLTIFWKIIMPLARPILVLIALTNFTGPWFDFIFPKLILRSRFKKTLAVGIFEWVQGRADNNFTLFAAGSLLVAIPILILFVFLQKNIVEGLSQGATKG
- the dtd gene encoding D-aminoacyl-tRNA deacylase — encoded protein: MKIVLQKVKTANVKVKNEVVGEISKGIVIFLGINNNDTEKEADWLVNKIIKLRIFEDENKKMNNSLIDIDGEILIVSQFTLYGDCRKGLRPSFTEAASPKKAKILYDYFVEKIRKTGIKIETGIFQEHMEVSLINDGPVTMIIEK
- a CDS encoding metal-sensitive transcriptional regulator; this encodes MTEEKCCIIDKQEHEKIKKNLNVRLNRIEGQIRGIKKMIENDIYCDDILNQISAVKAALNGVSKVLLKRHINTCVVNKIQNNDLEVIDEMIETINKMLK
- a CDS encoding carbohydrate ABC transporter permease; amino-acid sequence: MKRKQLTTIFSIVVMGGGHFVNKFFLKGLFFFFIGLTFIYNLPGILQNTAGLISLGDTPQTVKGFDIIQGDHSILMMFDGVISVILFIFYALVYFYSIKDARRIAEQIEKGETILRGKDYLIHFYEENFPKIMLTPAILGTIFFTALPILITIMIAFTNYSAPNHLPPKSLVDWVGFQNFINIIKLKSWAGTFGRLAGWTVIWAVATTFLNYAGGLVLALLTAKKGIKFKGFWRSIFVLPYAVPAFISLLVFRLMFSGVGPVNNMLASFGLEKIPFFTDPLLAKIMVILINTWAGAPYFMILISGSLTNISSSLYEAAEIDGATRYEQFRHITLPLLLFQTAPVLILSFAYNFNNFGAIYLLTDGNPVNSSLKYAGETDILVTWLYKLTLDHQQYGMAGVISIILFAFIASISLYNFTRSKSFKEEDMI